ATCGCTCGAGTCACTCGATTCAGTGGATGATGAAGCTGCTTCGTTCTCCAGAGCTTGTACAGTTGCCATACTAGGAAGAGGTGTTCCCCTGTTGAATCTGACAGCTTTCGATATTCGGGGCGAGGAGCCTTCATTGCCAGCGGAGCGTTTGCTGGACAGTGAAGATGCGCCCGCAAGTGAGCTCTTCCCTTGAGATTCCGAAGACAAGGGTCGCTTGGCGATTGAACTTGCCCGCAGCGCTGGGCCAGTCGATTCTCGTGGTTGAGAAGAAATGCCTATAATCCGAGGCTCAGAGATCTCAAATTCCTCTTTCAAGGCCTTTAATTCGTCTTCCAGCTCATCCGCTTCGTCGTCAATGTcagcttcatcctcatccgaCCCTGTTTGGTAAGATTCTTCCTCAGAGTCATCCATCAACTCATCTACGTCACCGGAGTAGTTGACGGGATGTCTGATCACGGTTCCCATATCAGAAACCTCGTGATCGGCAGGCAGCACGGAAAGCTCTTTTCCAAAAGGCACATTATTTTCCGGAAGCCATTCTTCGTCGCCGGCGCGGTCACCGTGTGGTCCGTCGTGGGCGCCGTCCTGTCCATACACTGGTCCCTGATTCCAACCGGAGAAAACAGTGCGCCGTTTTTTTCTCGGAGGGATTGTGATTGCTGGCCGGGTTGAGGTGGTCCGCTTGTAGAATGGCATACCGAACGGTACGCCATCAATGAGATGTTTGCCATCGCCCGTGATTTGATGACGGCCGCAGATTCTTCGAGCGCGAAGGTCAGCCAGCTGAAGCGCACGGATACTGTAGAGACCGAAACATGTTAGAAATTTCCatatcaaaaaaaagcaaagacaaAAGAGAACCAGAGAGAGTGTGAGATATGATCATGAATGGGGGAGGGTTTCATACACAACTTCATCACCATCTCGGAGAAGGCCGTCCACTTCCATAAAGTGAAGACATTCCGATCCACCCACCTCGACGACATAGTCTTCCAACCCCCACTGACCGCTAAATTCCGGGTCAAAGATGGTTGGTTCTGTCTCGAGTGGAACAACTTCATTCACATCTTCCAGCAACTGTGCAATTGTGTACCCTCCATTTGCAAAGGCGATGTTGGGCGTTCGCGAGGACGCGACCATCGACGCCGATGCTGGTTGATGAGATCCATATTCCCCCAGtgccgaagacgaggacgTTGTTGTCCAGAGGATGCGCGTCACTGGGAGGCCATGGCGCGAGATCACGAGGTGCAGGCGCATGGTGCAGCTAGTGTTGGTGCTGTATGATGATCTCGGGCAGGTTTGGAGAAGCTTGGCTGTCGCGCGGTCGGTATGCGTTTCTCAATCCGCCTGCGTTTCAGAATTCAGAGCACCTCAGGGTACATCAGGTGAGCTTAAATCCAGCAATGCACAGCTCAGAGAGGTACAGTCTTTTCATGGAAGAGCTGAATTGCAGGGGATGATGCTCCAGGCCCAATTCAGCGGCCTCGACAGACTAAATCGTTCGatgggagaaaaggaagcttCCATGATGAGGAGCGCGTGGAGGAGCGCTAACCGTGTTGGTACTAGCCCCACATGTATAAGATCGGCGCTGTCAACCGCGCAAACAGCAAGCACCAAGGATCTCAAACCAGGCAGGAACGACCGCCTGCTTACCTGATGCATTTGAAAGCTCAAAGGATCACTACTAGTGACGAGGCAGGGAATACGTTTTTCTACCCATCGTTCATGCCGCACTGTTGTCAAATTCTTCTCTTTTATACTCCAGCCCATTCCTAAAGTGACTCCGTCGTTCATGTTCATATCGCCCACAGCCTTGATTGCAGAATGACCACCTTGTCACTTGCTAATGTTCAAACCTGCATATGGTGATCTCTTGAATCACAACGAGCCTGGTAGCAGGCTGGCAGGACTTGAAAGAACTCGGTGATGACTAGGGCAGGTACCAGGGTAACCTAGTTATATTGAAACTCGGCCGAAGCTCACAGTTATGGAGTGATTGAGGTGAGGGAATCAGCAAGACTAAATCTGGCCGATCTACACTTCGAACCGGAGCCCTATGTCAATCAAGAATTTTATTCTATATGGTTGATTGAATTTAAAGCATTCTTTTGTAGCTGAGGGTCCATCAGAACTAAGGAATACACCACCTTTAGAAATGCAGCAGCGCTTGAATACAACATATGCATATGGTTCaccgagaaaagaaatcaaggCAAAGGGTATCAGAAACACTTCTTCCATGTTGAGAATGGCACAGACGTATGGACCACGTCGAACGAGGATCCATCCTGAATGCTATTGAAGCACGGTGGCACGGGCGGGGCAGATAAAAGAAAATGGAGGGCGTAAAGCTGTCTCAGTGCGGCATATTAGCACTGCGGGGAACTGGCTTTCGAGCAGGTACGCCCAGATTCATGGGTCGAAGACTAGTTCGTGATGGCCGACGATCAACTTGAGCGTGGGGCTGAAGGTGTATCTCAGAGACAGGCTCATACTGCGGGGGGCCGTCTTGATTATTTTCATGACGAGGACCTTTCATCATACTGTGGGAGCGAGTCACAGGCGACGTGGGTGGCGATCCAGAGTGCGACTCGGGAGGAGTGGTAGGCAGCATGTCAAAGGACTCGGACGAGGAACGACGTGCGCGACTTGAGGGGGCCCAAGAACCTTCAGCGGACGAGCCGTCTTCATGAAACCTTCCCATTTCGACTGGAGATTTGGAATCAGTGCCGGATTCCACAATTCTtcgggaggaagagggatcTGGTGGGTGATACTCGCGACGTGGTCCATCTACGGGGCTAATGTTCTCGCCCATCGCGTCCTCATAACTAGGGGGTGCGTCGTCATAGACGGCCCCTTCGCTTGCTGGAACGGGTTGTGGAGTGGGACGTGGAGGCATTGGGGGACGTTCCTCCCCCGAGGCCTCCAGTTGCACCGGCTCTGGCGCGGGTTTTGAGGATGCGGTTTGGGGGGTTGCTGCCGCCATGGCTTCCAACAAGGCCTTTGGGGGTGCGATTCCGGAGTAAACCTTGACCGGCATTCGTAGCGGAAGTACAATCATTTGAGGCTGTTGAAGTCCGGATCAATGACTGGACGTTCGCGGGAACGGGGTTGGGGAACAAAAGCCTACCTTGATGCTGCCTGTCGTGCCGTGAGTTAATCCCACTCGGATTTCCAACTCGTAACTTCGCTCGATATTGCACGTTTCAAAGGATGGCGCCACCGAGCTGGGAAGAGGTAAACCAGCCCACATCTTTGGATCGATGGTCCACTCGGTGCCAGCCGTATCGCCAGGTCGACCCAGAGGGTAGCCCATGTTACTCGCGCTCATAATCACCCAAGAGCCGTTCTCTTGCCGAGTGAGATCATGCGCTAGGATCCTCGTGCATGATATCAATTCGATCTGCAGCATTTGGAGAAAAACCATTTCCGGGACATTGTTCAATTTCTTGACCAGGAGACGTAGCGGTATGGGTTCGTTGCACGTGAGGATCGAAGGGTTGGGCAATCGGGATTCGACCGAGATACGCGGTCGTTCGGTTTTGGACTCTTGAtaggtggtggcggtggttCGACCAAAGATgccgctctttttcttggtgaGCGTTGGCGGGCTGGTAAATTGATGATGCCGGCGAGCATAGGTCTCCTCGTTTGGATTCCCGGTTCTTGGTGGCTCAATGGGAAGGAAATTTAAAGGTACGATCTGGGGAATTGTCAGAGAATCGGTTCTATCGCTCCGATTGAGGAGCGGGGCGTTGGCAGTCCGCTGCAGCGGAAATGACATACAGTTCTGATATTCTCTTTATAAAATTGAGGCCGGATCACCGTCGCTTTGATGAAATAGTCAATCTCAGCCATACCAGGGTACCCACtcagggagggaggaagggtCTTCTTGACATGTCGGTTGGTGTCGCGCGCCATTTCGACTTTGAGACCCGAGGTGACGAGGTTTGTTCGCATGCTGTTGACCGTATTGCAGGAATTATTGAATGGAAACTAAAGGCGCGGTCAGAGATCGTCTGCTTTCCAACACGAGGGAATGGACCACCAATGCGGTTGCAGACTGACCTTGAAATTGAACGGATACTCATATGAACCCGCCGCAAAAGTGTACGAGGGCGCCGGCGCCCCCGTCTGCATCACCGCTGGCGTGGGAAAGACGGTCGCTACCTTGTAAAGAATCTTATGTCTTGTTAATATACTGATATTAAAGACAGAAATTCAAATAGATACGCTCATTGGGCACTTCGATGATTCCAAATTTAGCTTGGGTGGACGGCGACACCTACTTTGTGAACCTCCAACTCGGTCCGTTTCTTGTCTGAGTTCACATGGTGTGGGTGACGAGGGCCAGAGAGCCGTGTTCGGCTCACTCCCTCCAGTTTCACCTGAATTCCCCCGATCGCGGCTTCAGTGGGCAGGTGCAGAACAACTTTGCCGGAAAGGAAGTCCAAGTTGGTGTAGTGTGTATGGCGGCTGTCCAGAAAGATTGTCGCGGACATGGCGGCGCAAGCGTGGACCGTCGGGGCTTGGAGGGTGTTGCTGTCACCGACTGTGAGCTCCGAGATCTCCACGATCACTCTGCGCGGGGGAGCGAGCTTGGTTGAGGGTGAATCTGTGAATCTGTGAATCTGGAGGGGCGATCAGAGTCAGGCGCTTCTTTCCAGACGCTTTGCGGTGAGTTGGGCGTGAGAAAGACACAGCCGGAGTAATTCGATTGTGTCGGAGGGGACAAAAGGAGGGCGTGGAGCTTGCActaccaaaaaaaaagtaactGAATCCCCCCCGAGTTAACGGAGATGACGTTTAGTGGTGGGATAAGCTCCAACACGCATCAACGCAGTTCGGGACTGCGGGCGGCCTGCCATTTTTATTCTGTTTGGAGGGGCTACCCAGATAAAAAGTTGACGCACCCCCCTGAAATTCGAGATCTAGATAACCACAGTTGCCCAGCTAAGTTTTGGGCTTAGAATACTACTTCCAGACTTCAAAGCCACATTTTCGGATGAATCCGTTGTAGCGTGACCTCGTCGATGACTCTTCTATAGGTTCTAGACAATCCCGTAGTTCCGGTGCTCGCAGCTGCGCCCTGTTGACCCGCCACAATGTGAGCCACGGCGGTGCATCGAACGCTTCCGGGGTTGTCCATCGGAGCTCGGGTCTTGCCAGGAAACCGACTTGATTTTGCGGTCGGGCCTGGTCATTCAGCATTGAGGAGTGAGGAGAGATGTCTCATTCAGAAGACGATGGATGACAATGCAGCTGCCTACTGAGTTGTCTTTGATTTATGTTGAGTACTCAATGGGTAACAGTCTAACAGTTCAACCGGACAGAGTCTGTCCATAGTGTAAGAAATGTTCATATTGACCCATTTCACCGCCCACCGTCATGTCGATCGGGCATTAAGAGTCAGAGACATAGAAACACGTGCACAGTTGGCTGTTAATTCCAACATTCACTGTTCAATATTCCTGAAAATCCCGGAGATCAACCCTGGAATCCTGGGGAAAGTCCTGGGTCCCATCGATGACGGAAACAAAGTCAGTTGGCTTACGTCCACCTGCATGACTTCACACGCCCACCTGCACCTGTGCCCAGATTGCCCGCTGGTAGCCAGTTTAGCCGCTTGGTCGCATTGTATTCCAGGCATCACCATTTCTCAGTTGATCCAGTGGTGGTCCAGAGTTTCCTGGAAGTGCGGGCTCTGCGGGCTACCCCCACGGGCTCCACCACAGCCCTGTCATGGCGCCTCTCCCGAAATGCCGAAATAGAATTGATGGGGCCATATGGATCTCGCTGGACGGGTCTATCCTGTCCAGTGAGTGGTTTGCCTGAAACCGAGGAAAAGTCAATACTAGACTTCACCACATGGATCGACGTTGCGATGAAGAATGCTCTGCTCTGATATTCTAGATGTATATCATCCTCAGAGGGTATCGTACAGGAACTCGAAAACCATCTAGCGTACAGTCGGTCTTTCAGAAGCGAAAACAGGATTGAATAgcgggaagaaagagagatcgATCCAGACAGCCCCGGTCATAGTTCATATCATAGACCCTCCTTGGCCAGCATATCTACCATGCCGACTGAATGTTAGTCCACATGACCTGCGGCAGCCAATGTGCCTCATTCCTAGCCCACACGTACCTGCGATATCCAAATAAAATGCAATCGCATTGAATTGCCGCGGCTGGCCCGTCAACTCCGCCGCCAACCACTTCAATCGGTTTGTCCAGTTGATCAGGTCGAGATGGCTGACTCCCACCAACGTCCCCTTATATCCCGTTTCACCTCCCCACAAGCTGCTGGCCACACTGACGAGTCCATCATTGGGACCTTCTGCTTCAGTCAGGATCCGGTGCGACAGTCGAAAGACAGACCAGAAGCTCGGTTGGATTGATGCCCCGTAAGAAAAGTATCTGTTCGTGTAGAAATCTTCAATTTCTGGATCACATCACACAGAAGGCTGTAGAGTCCGGGATCTTACCGGACGTCATCAATGTCTGGCGTGTTCGGGTTGAATTCCTCGGACATGAATTTTCTCGTCAGCTGGGCAAAGGCGCCAGTGGAAACGTTGAGTTTGTTGAGAGTGTAGTAGATTTGAGGCAAAATTTCGGCTGTATTTGTGAGCCAACTCGCAAATGTTACACTGCGTCAACACCTGTAGTCAAACGTACTTCCTATTTGGTCAAAACAGAAATCCGCTACCGCAGAGCCTGTCCAGGAGGATGAGTTAGCTGTGGCATAAGTGTCAGGGCTAAGAATGACCATTCGTGGCAGAGATATACCTCGATGAGGCGTTGCAATAGTCGTGAGCGACAAGACCTTGAATTTCTGCGGCTGCAGACGACTGATCATGTAGCGCGAATCCAGACCACTTTCAAGGCAAGGTTAGACTAAATGCCAACAGAAGAAAGTCGGCGACGGCCATATCTCACCCCTATATCTTCTATGAGCGCTTTGTCAAAGATTGCCAACTATCAAATGTAAAACTCACCATGCTGTGTCTGTAACACCCGTCGTTTGATTAGCTTTCCAGATCGATCATAAATTCGATGGAAATTGAACATACGCAATGATATTCACATCCTTCCCTTGCGCCCCGATTTCAATATCGCGCGCCAGTTCCTCCGCACGTTCTTCGATGGAGCCCGAGGGGGGCACTGTTGCTGTGATTACTTCCACACCTTTTGCCGTCAGAGCTTCTTTGATTCCGCGCCAATACTGGACACCGGGGAGATAGGGCCCTGCCAGTCGAAGCTCATCAAACCCAAGTAGACCGTGCGCGAGCACAATCGGGTGCTTTGGGGCCGCTGAATCAATATTTTTTTGTCAACAAGAATACCTAATCACGGTCATCGTCCCGGTTGTCTCCAGCGCGTACCATAATTATCTCGGATAAGCGAGTATTGATCATGGATCACCCGGCCATGATCCTCTAAGCGCGGCTCGAGGATGGATTTCGAGGCGTCTTGTGCTGAACTATATGATCGAAAAGGAAGACAGCGAGCTCTACTACCTTGAGCTTGTTGAACTATGCATCTTTTAGCTGATCTGGAGATATGAGCTGCATATCCCATGGTTGGCTCGTTTGCGCAAAATAGTCGCGGACTGGATGGAGGAATGACGCAACGCATCCACGAATATAAAGTTGAATGCCTGAGGCTGTCATGATTGAAGATCATCGGAAGCCCGACTCCGCGGGATGGAGAGATTATGGCCTCGATTGACGGATGAATTCTGGTGAACGTTTCTGTTTAAGAGTTCAGAATACCAGATGATTTTCTTAGAAAATGAAATACAATCTATGTCGATGCCCACTGACGTTGACAAGGGAGTCAATATGCCTATTCCGATGAGGAAATGCCTGTCTTCTGACCTCGGTTGACAACTGCACTGCGTAGAGCGGAGTCATGAAGAAACAGCATATAAGCTCATATATAAATGACAGCTAGTTTGTGTCTCCCGCACAGGGTCAAGACATGAAGTATCTCGTCAATCTTTGGGTATCATATGcgccaaagaaggaaaaaggatTCACCTGTGTCGGATATTAATGAACAAGGCATGACAACGTAGTATGTTCTAAATAGGGCGGCCATAAATAAGGTGCAATACAATCAGACAGTTCAAAGCTCTATGCCTTTGCGATCTTCTCAGGCACCTTGGGCTTCACATCGGTTGTCGCCTTGATAAGATCCTCAACAACCTTGTCGCCCTGCTTCTTGCCAGCCGcctcgatctccttcaaCTTCTCCTGCGCCTCCTTGTCGGCATCTTCCTCAGCCTTCTTGTATCCACTCGAGTGCTTCAAGATGATGAGCAATtagccaaaaaaaacacgccCTGCTGAATCCACGGTGACATGTCCTACCTCCGCCTCAAACTTCTTgtattcctcctccttctggTTGCGGTACTCTTCGATCTCCTTCTGGGCCTCGGCTTTGGCGTCTCTTATCCGCTTGGTGCGGTCTATTAGGCGAAAAAAATGTCAGGTCGAGTCTTCCACGTCGCTAGATAGTTCTATGTCATACATTCCCGAGCTATTGATGGTCGAGTTTGTCAGTATGTAATAGCAATATGCACAAGCGAACAACACTGGAATCGACGAACCTTGTTGCACAATCTTCTGCGCCTCCCTCTCGGCCTGAGAAAATTGTCAATACACCTGCGCATGTCGCTGTTCACTTGCTAGCACATACGTCAAGGAGGGTCTGGATGCCCGCGGAGTTCTGAGCCGACTAGATTGACATATTATGTTAGTGTATCGGTTCAAAATCCATGCCTCCTTGGCTCTTTCCACCAGCTTACCATGTTGATCCGGGGTATCTTGTTCGGATCTGGGTATAATTGGAATGACGAGGAGACGATGCTACTGCGGCGACAGGAATGCGGAGCTTGGAGCTCGATCAGCCACGCATGGCGGGCCCCCAAAGCGGTGGGGATGTGTACTGCCGGTCTCTTCCGCCTGATGACCGCGCGATTCTCCGCCGCTGCGTTTCTGACTGTGATGTTTAGAGCTACTCAAGATTGCTTCCATTCTCATTTACTTTCCAGACGATTGtcttgtttgattttttcaGATTCAGCGACAGTTTTTATCTTGCATGGAAGATGTCTCGAGCGTCGAAATTGACATTGGCAGCCACAGGTCTGGGCACTGCAGGCATCATCTACTTTGTTCACTGGACTCAAGAGAATGACCGAAAGGCATGTATTCCAACCTGAGGAATGATGCACACGCCAGCTAACATGATACTCGTGAAATTGCCAGGCCATGCACAAGGGTGTTGAACGCGACATGGAAAAGCAGCGAATCCGTCAAGAGCGACAGGCCGAGTTCGAGCTGCAAAAACGCCTCGAGGAGGAATACCTCAAACTTCAGACTGTGCACAGTACGACCGATACGTTGGACTCAGGAAGTCAGGGCACGAGAACTGGTTCATGACCATCATATGAGCGACCTATGGCTGCAGCTGGACATACGGCCCCCTTTCTGCGGTGGGATGATCCCATAGCGCCAGCGCAATGTCCATTCGATAGGCCCGGAATGTCCCAACAATTTCGAAACTGTCTGTATGACTTCGTTTCATGTGGAAACTTCTAGGGGTTCTTGATGATACATATAACCTGGAGTGCTTTGTACAATACGGATATGCCCCGATGTACGATATATGTGGTTGCGGATTAGCGACACCATCTTATTACAACAAAATACCTCGACTCTCATCCGCTGCCCTCTAAGAATAGATGAAATCTTATGTGCATATTGAGTGACATTGGGACTTTCGATTCAGATATTGGGGCAACAAGCGAGTTTCTACAAATAGATGGTAATATCATACGTCCTGTCTGACGTCGATCCTCTGCCGCCTTATAAGTTGAGGTTGGCAAGAATTAGAGATGCTTAGATACAGGCCTGCGCTTGTCATACTTCGATCTTCGATTGGTAGCAAGTGTAAAGAAGGTGGATGATCTCTGCTTTCTTTCCGTGGGGCATGGGCCAGAAATGCGATTCTTTGAGGTTTCTGAGAGCTCTTATCGACTAGGCGGCGGACAAGGCGCTGTGTGAATTGGTCAGCCTCATCATGTCCACTCAATCAATCGCGGAAACGATTCTTCAATCTTTCTGCTGCAGCCTTGTTTGCCCAAGACGCTCTGCTTTAAACTCAGTAAATCGGACCGACTCCCTCCGTCCGGCCGGCTACTACCGGAGGCCGGCTGAATTCCGGCCTCATGACGCTAGGGAAGTTTAAATATGGCTTCTCCACCAATCATCAGTGCGGACCTGGATCTCGAAGCTTGGCGTCGAAGAGCATTTATACATGGCCAGTTCAATCCACCACTATTAGGGGTTCATTTACGAATCCAAGGCCAGCTGAAATGATTTACGAGAACTCGGAAACTTATTCAACAGTATGTGATGGTGTTTTCACAACAGAGTGGCAAAAAATGGATCGTTCTCGCGAACGTTGCGGCTCCTAGCACATTACTATAATAGGACTAGCGCGTCCCGTGATACTCTGTTGCCCTTCTCTCAAAGGCAACTATAGAAAGCATCAAGATAGACAAAATTGAGTGGAAATGACCGGTTTCGAGGTATGTCAGACATAAAAGTTGCGCAGGATGAGCTCCATCAACATCCAGCTCTTACAAACTCAGTTTGGGTCCGAAGATCACAAGATCCCGCAAGTCGCGTTCTTTTTCGTAATGGTGGACTTGAGGCCGGAATTGATACCGGCCTCTGAGTATTATAAGAATCGCCTCCGTTCCCCCCAAATTTCTCCCATCATCGAGTCTCCTGATCAATCCT
The nucleotide sequence above comes from Penicillium oxalicum strain HP7-1 chromosome II, whole genome shotgun sequence. Encoded proteins:
- a CDS encoding V-type proton ATPase subunit G, which encodes MSAQNSAGIQTLLDAEREAQKIVQQAREYRTKRIRDAKAEAQKEIEEYRNQKEEEYKKFEAEHSSGYKKAEEDADKEAQEKLKEIEAAGKKQGDKVVEDLIKATTDVKPKVPEKIAKA